A single genomic interval of Polaribacter vadi harbors:
- a CDS encoding tRNA dihydrouridine synthase — MNQTLLSSPLQGFTDYKFRNAFHHFFGGIDTFYSPYIRLNGKLVIKNSYQKDILPENNSTLTVIPQIITNDVDEFLFVAKYVRELGYKELNWNLGCPYPMVTKRGMGSGLISDAEKINSILHKIHNESDILVSMKMRMGYETPEEILDVLPILDTYPLKNIAIHARIGKQLYKGGTNLEAFQKCLDNSNHKMYYNGDITSVAAFKKLQKRFTTIDHWMIGRGLIADPFLPSMIKNDTTEYPQNRFDIFQEFHERIYTEYDAALSGPTPIKMKMLGFWEYFSQSFSNPQKTYKKIKKAQNPKKYAAAVDEILKEAKNG, encoded by the coding sequence ATGAATCAGACACTTTTATCTTCTCCACTTCAAGGATTTACAGATTATAAATTTAGAAATGCATTTCATCATTTTTTTGGTGGAATAGACACTTTTTATTCGCCTTATATTCGATTGAATGGAAAATTGGTGATTAAAAATTCTTATCAAAAAGATATCTTACCAGAAAACAACAGCACTTTAACTGTAATTCCTCAAATTATTACCAATGATGTTGATGAGTTTTTGTTCGTTGCAAAATACGTAAGAGAATTAGGCTATAAAGAATTAAACTGGAATTTAGGATGTCCTTACCCAATGGTTACCAAAAGAGGAATGGGTTCTGGCTTGATTAGCGATGCTGAAAAAATTAATAGTATTCTGCATAAAATTCATAATGAATCTGATATTTTGGTTTCTATGAAAATGAGAATGGGTTATGAAACACCAGAAGAAATTTTAGATGTTTTACCCATTTTAGATACCTATCCTTTAAAAAACATTGCCATTCATGCAAGAATAGGAAAGCAATTATACAAAGGTGGAACCAATTTGGAAGCTTTTCAGAAATGTTTAGACAACAGTAACCACAAAATGTATTATAATGGTGATATTACTTCTGTTGCTGCTTTTAAAAAACTACAAAAACGTTTTACAACCATAGACCATTGGATGATTGGTAGAGGCTTAATTGCAGATCCTTTTTTACCAAGTATGATAAAAAATGACACCACTGAATATCCACAAAATAGATTTGATATTTTTCAAGAATTTCATGAACGTATTTACACAGAATATGACGCAGCACTTTCTGGGCCAACTCCTATAAAAATGAAAATGCTTGGTTTTTGGGAATACTTTTCTCAAAGTTTTTCAAATCCTCAGAAAACCTATAAAAAAATTAAAAAAGCACAAAATCCTAAAAAATACGCTGCTGCTGTTGACGAAATTTTGAAGGAAGCTAAGAATGGGTAA
- a CDS encoding zinc-dependent metalloprotease, with protein sequence MTKKIFSRLLLVAFVFGYSANAEAQFWKKKKKEEPKKVAPKPKSKDGIEPYSKVVTKEHTTDEGLFKVHQKADTYLFEIPDSLLKREMLMVTRIAKTASGIGFGGGKTNTQVLRWEKKNKQILLRIVSHDVVADTILPVHEAVVNSNLEPILFSFPIKAFSKDSTATVIDATELFSSDVKPLGFPDFYRKAYQATRMDKDRSYIDRVSSYPENIEIRHVKTYFANKPPSNSALGSITLEMSNSMVLLPKVPMKRRYFDERVGWFARGQTDYGLVDQRSKTVRYLDRWRLEVKDEDVEKFNRGELVEPKKQIVYYVDRATPKEWVPFIKQGINDWQVAFEAAGFKNAIIAKDPPSKEEDPDWSPEDVRYSVVRYLASPIPNANGPHVSDPRSGEILESDINWYHNVMTLLHNWFFIQTAAINEDARGNNFKTEVMGRLIQFVSSHEVGHTLGLPHNMGSSVAYPVDSLRSSKFTDKYGTAPSIMDYARFNYIAQPEDKGVALMPNIGVYDKYSIAWGYRPILNKTAKEEKATLDAWIMKHAGDPMYRFGRQQRGVIDPSSQTEDLGDNAMKASMYGIKNLKRILPNLEKWTSEKGQNYDELSTMYDQLLGQFNRYMGHVAGNIGGIYEYYKTSDQEGNVYTHVAKDHQKEAVKFLNEQLFETPTWMLDKSIFGKTEFTGAIERIRSMQTRILNSALSVDRMGRMIENETLNGNDAYSVISLFSDLRQGVWSELYNGKSIDTYRRNLQKAHVERLGFLLNDADDARGRGELGSVSANQSDIKSIARGELKRIQRDAKNASNSGNTLRRYHLQDVVDRIDMILDPK encoded by the coding sequence ATGACAAAAAAAATATTTTCGCGACTACTTTTAGTTGCATTTGTTTTTGGTTATTCAGCAAATGCTGAAGCACAATTTTGGAAGAAAAAAAAGAAAGAAGAGCCAAAAAAAGTGGCCCCAAAACCAAAATCAAAAGATGGTATTGAACCTTACAGCAAGGTAGTTACAAAAGAACACACAACTGATGAAGGTTTATTTAAAGTTCATCAAAAAGCAGACACTTATTTATTTGAAATACCAGACTCTCTTTTAAAAAGAGAAATGTTAATGGTTACCAGAATTGCTAAAACCGCTAGCGGAATTGGTTTTGGTGGTGGAAAAACCAACACACAAGTTTTACGTTGGGAAAAGAAAAACAAACAAATCTTATTAAGAATCGTATCTCATGACGTAGTTGCAGATACAATTTTACCAGTGCATGAAGCTGTTGTAAACTCTAACTTAGAGCCAATTTTATTTTCATTTCCTATAAAAGCATTTAGCAAAGATTCTACAGCAACTGTAATTGATGCTACAGAATTATTTTCTTCGGATGTAAAGCCATTAGGTTTTCCTGATTTTTACAGGAAAGCGTATCAAGCAACTAGAATGGATAAAGATCGTTCTTACATTGATAGAGTAAGTAGCTATCCTGAAAATATTGAAATTAGACACGTAAAAACATATTTTGCAAATAAACCACCTTCAAATAGTGCCTTAGGCTCTATTACTTTAGAGATGAGTAATTCTATGGTTTTACTACCTAAAGTACCTATGAAACGTAGATATTTTGATGAAAGAGTTGGTTGGTTTGCAAGAGGACAAACTGATTATGGTTTAGTAGACCAGAGAAGTAAAACTGTTCGTTATTTAGACAGATGGCGTTTAGAAGTAAAAGATGAAGATGTAGAAAAGTTTAACAGAGGTGAATTGGTTGAACCTAAAAAACAAATTGTTTATTATGTAGATAGAGCAACTCCAAAAGAATGGGTTCCTTTCATAAAACAAGGTATTAATGACTGGCAAGTGGCTTTTGAAGCAGCAGGTTTTAAAAATGCAATTATCGCAAAAGACCCTCCATCTAAAGAGGAAGATCCAGACTGGAGTCCAGAAGATGTGCGTTATTCTGTGGTAAGATATTTAGCTTCTCCAATTCCAAATGCAAACGGACCTCACGTAAGTGACCCTAGATCTGGAGAAATTTTAGAATCAGATATTAACTGGTATCACAATGTAATGACATTATTACACAACTGGTTTTTTATACAAACAGCAGCTATTAACGAAGATGCAAGAGGAAATAACTTTAAAACAGAAGTTATGGGACGTTTAATACAATTTGTATCTTCTCATGAAGTAGGTCATACTTTAGGTTTACCTCATAACATGGGTAGTTCTGTAGCATATCCTGTAGACTCTTTACGTTCATCTAAATTTACAGATAAATATGGTACAGCTCCTTCAATTATGGATTATGCTCGTTTTAACTATATAGCGCAACCAGAAGATAAAGGCGTTGCTTTAATGCCAAACATTGGTGTTTATGATAAATATTCAATTGCTTGGGGATATAGACCAATCTTAAACAAAACTGCTAAAGAAGAAAAAGCTACTTTAGACGCTTGGATTATGAAACATGCTGGAGACCCAATGTATCGTTTTGGACGTCAACAAAGAGGTGTTATAGATCCAAGTTCTCAAACTGAAGATTTAGGTGATAATGCCATGAAAGCTTCTATGTATGGTATTAAAAACTTAAAAAGAATTTTACCAAACTTAGAAAAATGGACTTCTGAAAAAGGGCAAAACTATGACGAATTATCTACAATGTATGACCAATTATTAGGTCAGTTTAATAGATATATGGGACATGTTGCTGGTAATATTGGTGGTATTTATGAATACTATAAAACATCTGACCAAGAAGGTAATGTATACACACATGTTGCTAAAGATCATCAAAAAGAGGCTGTAAAGTTTTTAAATGAACAACTTTTTGAAACTCCAACTTGGATGTTAGATAAAAGCATTTTTGGCAAAACTGAATTTACAGGTGCTATTGAAAGAATTAGAAGTATGCAAACTCGTATCCTGAATTCTGCTTTAAGTGTAGACAGAATGGGTAGAATGATTGAAAATGAAACATTAAATGGAAATGATGCCTATAGTGTTATCAGCTTATTTTCTGATTTACGCCAAGGAGTTTGGTCTGAATTATACAATGGAAAATCTATTGATACGTACAGAAGAAATTTACAAAAAGCACACGTAGAGCGTTTAGGATTTTTATTAAACGATGCTGATGATGCTAGAGGTCGTGGAGAATTAGGTTCTGTAAGTGCCAACCAATCTGACATTAAATCGATAGCAAGAGGTGAATTAAAGCGTATTCAAAGAGATGCAAAAAATGCTTCTAATAGTGGAAACACTTTAAGACGTTACCATTTACAAGACGTTGTAGACAGAATTGATATGATTTTAGATCCTAAATAA
- the metK gene encoding methionine adenosyltransferase produces the protein MSYLFTSESVSEGHPDKVADQISDALIDNFLAFDKNSKVACETLVTTGQVILAGEVKSDTYLDVQQIAREVINKIGYTKSAYMFDGNSCGILSAIHEQSPDINQGVDRTNPEEQGAGDQGMMFGYATDETENYMPLALELSHRLLIELAILRRENKEIDYLRPDAKSQVTIEYSDDNIPQRIDAIVISTQHDDFVKPSSESKEDKKIAEDKMLAKINADIKSILIPRVIAKLPENLQKLFTDNITYHINPTGVFVIGGPHGDTGLTGRKIIVDTYGGKGAHGGGAFSGKDPSKVDRSGAYATRHIAKNLVAAGLCKEVLVQVSYAIGVAKPTSINVETYGTATINKTDGEISKIVETIFDMRPYFIEKRLKLRTPIYSETAAYGHMGRTPEVKTVTFSNPMGETVSEEVETFTWEKLDYVDTIKKAFKL, from the coding sequence ATGTCATATTTATTTACTTCAGAAAGTGTTTCTGAAGGACACCCAGATAAAGTTGCAGATCAAATTTCTGATGCTTTAATTGATAATTTTTTAGCTTTTGATAAAAACAGTAAAGTTGCTTGCGAAACGCTGGTAACTACAGGTCAAGTTATTTTGGCTGGTGAAGTAAAATCTGATACGTATTTAGATGTTCAGCAAATTGCTAGAGAAGTAATCAATAAAATTGGCTACACAAAAAGCGCTTATATGTTTGATGGAAATTCTTGTGGAATTTTATCTGCAATCCATGAACAATCACCAGATATAAATCAAGGAGTTGATAGAACAAATCCTGAAGAACAAGGAGCAGGAGATCAAGGAATGATGTTTGGTTATGCAACTGATGAAACTGAAAACTATATGCCTTTGGCATTAGAATTGTCTCACAGATTGTTAATTGAATTAGCAATTTTAAGAAGAGAAAATAAAGAAATCGATTATTTAAGACCTGATGCAAAAAGCCAGGTTACTATTGAGTATTCAGATGATAATATTCCTCAAAGAATTGATGCCATTGTAATCTCTACACAACATGATGATTTTGTAAAACCTTCATCAGAAAGTAAAGAAGATAAAAAGATTGCAGAAGATAAAATGTTGGCAAAAATTAATGCTGATATAAAATCAATTTTAATTCCAAGAGTTATTGCAAAATTACCTGAAAATCTTCAAAAATTATTTACAGATAATATTACATATCATATAAACCCAACAGGTGTTTTTGTAATTGGTGGTCCTCATGGAGATACTGGTTTAACTGGTCGTAAAATTATAGTGGATACATATGGAGGAAAAGGTGCTCATGGAGGAGGTGCATTTTCAGGAAAAGATCCAAGTAAGGTAGACAGATCTGGAGCATATGCAACAAGACATATTGCTAAGAATTTAGTGGCTGCTGGTTTATGTAAAGAAGTTTTAGTCCAAGTTTCTTATGCTATTGGTGTTGCCAAACCAACAAGTATAAATGTAGAAACTTATGGAACTGCAACCATCAACAAAACTGATGGAGAAATTAGTAAAATAGTAGAAACTATTTTTGATATGCGTCCTTATTTTATCGAAAAAAGATTAAAATTAAGAACACCAATTTACTCAGAAACTGCTGCCTATGGACATATGGGAAGAACACCAGAAGTAAAAACAGTAACTTTTTCAAATCCTATGGGTGAAACTGTTTCTGAAGAAGTAGAAACTTTTACTTGGGAAAAATTAGATTATGTTGATACCATAAAAAAGGCTTTCAAATTATAA
- a CDS encoding O-acetylhomoserine aminocarboxypropyltransferase/cysteine synthase family protein yields the protein MSTLKLATNALHAGHDVKANGGTRAVPIYQSTAYVFNNSEHAANLFSLKELGFIYTRLNNPTNQILQDRLAAVEGGIGAVVFASGTAAIATGFLTLLKTGDHIVASSSLYGGTYNLLSVTLPRFGITTTFVDASDPENFGKAVQENTRAIFIESLGNPKLDVLDLEAISAQAKKAEVPFIVDNTVATPALLNPIKHGADLVIHSLTKYISGQGTSLGGAIIDAGTFNWANGKFPEFTEPSAGYHGLKYYETLGAASFIFKLILEGLRDFGGALSPTNAFNIIQGLETLPVRIKQHSKNALALAKWLEEQDEVAWVNYPGLESSKYKKLSDKYLPKGQSGIVTFGPKKGFEAAKVIADTTKLFSLLANIGDTKSLIIHPASTTHQQLDEAQQASAGVSQDLIRLSVGIEDLDDLKADLKEAFSKI from the coding sequence ATGAGTACATTAAAATTAGCAACAAACGCATTGCATGCAGGGCATGATGTAAAAGCAAATGGAGGAACAAGAGCAGTTCCTATTTATCAATCTACAGCGTATGTTTTTAACAATTCAGAACACGCAGCAAATTTATTTTCTTTAAAAGAACTAGGGTTTATTTACACACGTTTAAACAACCCAACAAATCAAATTTTGCAAGATCGTTTAGCAGCTGTAGAAGGTGGAATTGGAGCCGTAGTTTTTGCTTCTGGAACTGCAGCAATTGCTACAGGTTTTTTAACGCTTTTAAAAACTGGAGATCATATTGTTGCTTCTAGCAGTTTGTATGGAGGAACGTATAATTTGTTAAGTGTTACTTTACCAAGATTCGGAATTACAACAACTTTTGTAGATGCTTCTGATCCAGAAAATTTTGGAAAAGCAGTGCAAGAAAATACTAGAGCAATCTTTATTGAATCTTTAGGAAATCCTAAATTAGATGTTTTAGATTTAGAAGCAATTTCTGCACAAGCTAAAAAAGCAGAAGTGCCTTTTATTGTAGACAATACTGTTGCAACTCCAGCTTTATTAAATCCTATAAAACATGGTGCAGATTTAGTAATTCACTCCTTAACAAAATACATTAGTGGGCAAGGAACTTCTTTAGGAGGTGCAATCATTGATGCAGGAACTTTTAATTGGGCAAATGGAAAATTCCCAGAATTTACAGAACCTTCTGCAGGATATCATGGTTTAAAATACTATGAAACTTTAGGTGCAGCATCTTTTATTTTTAAGTTGATATTAGAAGGTTTACGTGATTTTGGTGGTGCTTTAAGTCCTACAAACGCGTTTAATATTATTCAAGGTTTAGAAACTTTGCCTGTTAGAATTAAACAACATTCTAAAAATGCATTAGCTTTAGCAAAATGGTTGGAAGAGCAAGATGAGGTTGCTTGGGTAAATTATCCTGGTTTAGAAAGTAGTAAATACAAGAAATTATCAGATAAATATTTACCAAAAGGACAAAGTGGAATTGTAACTTTTGGACCTAAAAAAGGTTTTGAAGCTGCAAAAGTAATTGCAGATACTACAAAACTATTTTCTTTATTGGCAAATATTGGAGATACAAAATCGTTAATTATTCATCCAGCAAGTACAACACATCAACAATTAGATGAAGCACAACAAGCAAGTGCAGGTGTTAGTCAAGATTTAATCAGATTGTCTGTTGGTATTGAAGATTTAGACGATTTAAAAGCAGATTTAAAAGAGGCTTTTTCTAAAATATAA